One genomic window of Myxococcales bacterium includes the following:
- a CDS encoding leucine-rich repeat domain-containing protein: MRMRLATWPFVFPVPVAPVALAAFAAVAVAACDDPPKKGASAKPSAEPASAAPSAAPSAAPSAPTPLKPKAPVICTNGPELDTKDQGLADEIRRKLGKKPGEPVKTSELATIRSLNLIKAPTNTLDSCVFQKTTALKDLFLGPSELEDLSPIAHLTKMETLRVSINHVSDLRPLEKMVLLDRLDLGRTRVRDLAPLEKLVNLTELEIDDTEVSDIKPLAALKKLERLSLRRTLVTDVSPLREHTKLKYLYTEGAAIADITPLQPLIARGLKIVNK; the protein is encoded by the coding sequence ATGCGCATGCGTCTCGCCACGTGGCCCTTCGTCTTCCCTGTGCCCGTCGCGCCCGTCGCGCTCGCCGCGTTCGCCGCCGTCGCCGTCGCCGCTTGCGACGATCCCCCCAAGAAGGGGGCGAGCGCGAAGCCCTCGGCCGAGCCCGCCAGCGCCGCTCCGAGCGCGGCCCCGAGCGCGGCCCCAAGCGCACCCACGCCGCTCAAGCCGAAGGCGCCGGTGATTTGCACGAACGGGCCGGAGCTCGACACGAAGGACCAGGGCCTCGCCGACGAGATCCGCCGGAAGCTCGGCAAGAAGCCTGGCGAGCCGGTGAAGACCTCGGAGCTCGCGACGATTCGGTCGCTGAACCTCATCAAGGCCCCGACCAACACCCTCGACTCGTGCGTCTTTCAGAAGACCACCGCGCTGAAGGACCTGTTCCTCGGGCCGAGCGAGCTCGAGGACCTCTCGCCCATCGCGCACCTCACGAAGATGGAGACCCTGCGCGTGTCCATCAACCACGTGAGCGATCTTCGCCCGCTCGAGAAGATGGTGCTCCTCGATCGACTCGACCTCGGGCGCACACGTGTGCGCGATCTCGCGCCGCTCGAGAAGCTCGTGAACCTCACGGAGCTCGAGATCGACGACACCGAGGTGAGCGACATCAAGCCGCTCGCCGCCCTGAAGAAGCTCGAACGGCTCAGCCTGCGCCGCACGCTGGTCACCGACGTCTCGCCCCTCCGCGAGCACACGAAGCTGAAGTACCTCTACACCG